The genomic interval CTCCGGGGAGTAGCCCTACCTCCCGCGTCCTCCTAGCGTGGGCGGCGCGGGAGTGAGTCACCCCACCCGCTCGGGGAGCCGGATGTCAGGGCCTCCGGCTACACCTTTCGTCGTCCGCAGCGAAGGAGGGCACACCTCATGGCAGCGAAGTCCGCACGAAAGAGGGCCGCCGCGAAGCCGAAGCCCGCGGCCACGACTCCCCGCAAGCCTCGCCGCAAGAAGGCGGCACCCCAGTCGCGGGGCTTGTCTCCGGCCGACGTGGCCAGCGACTCGGTGGAGTACCCCACTGAAATCCTCGACGCCGTGCGCGAGGACGGTGGCGAGGTGCTCGGCGTCTACCGCGAGCCGCTCGGTGGACACCCCGTGGTGCTCGCGGTGCTCCCCATCGACAAGGTGGAGCCCACGCCGTACCAGCGCGACCTGTCCGAGCCTCACGTGAAGCGGCTCGCCAGCGCCATGGAGCGGCTGGACCGCTTCCTGGACCCCGTCATCGCCGTGCGCAAGGACGGCCGCTACTGGACGCCCAACGGCAACCACCGGCTACACGCCAGCAAGATGCTGGGCGCGAAATCCATCGTCGCGCTGCTCCTCCCCGACGAGGACGTGGCCTATCAAATCCTCGCCCTCAACACGGAGAAGGCCCACAACCTCAAGGAGCGCTCGCTGGAGGTGGTCCGCATGTACCGGGGCCTGGTGGGCGCGGGCCGGGCGGGCGCGGAGAAGACCTTCGCGCACCTCTTCGAGGAGCCTGCCTTCATCACCCTGGGCGCCGCCTATGAGCAGCGCCCCCGCTTCTCCGCGGGCGCGTACCACCCCTTCGTCAAGGTGGTGGAGGACTTCCTGGACCTGCCGTTGGACAAGGCGCTCGCCGTGCGCGAGGCCCGGGCCCAGCGCCTCCTGGAGCTCGACGACGCGGTGGTGGCGGTGGTCAACGCCCTCAAGGACAAGGGCATGCAGAGCCCCTACCTCAAGAACTTCGTCGTCGCGCGCATCAACTTCCTGCGCTTCCGCAAGGGCGGAGCAAAGCCTGATTTCGACGACACCGTGGAGAAGATGCTGGCCAGCGCACGCAAGTTCAACCTCGACTCCGTCAAGCGTGAGGACATTGGCCGGATGGGCGGCGGTCCTCTCGAGCCCGACGAAGAGCACGCGTAGGGAACAAGGATTGCAAGCAGCGGCCCCACCATGACCACCTCGACCGTCCTCGTCGTCGATGACGACCGCGCCAACCTCGACTCCGTGACGCGCATCTTCCAGCGGGAGAGCATGGCCACGCTCGCCGCCACCAACGGCACGGAGGCGCTGGAGATGCTGCGCCGGCCCGAGGTGATGGTGATGGTGACGGACCTGATGATGCCCGGCATGGACGGGCAGGAGCTGCTGCGCGCCGCGCGCACCATCCGCCCCGACGTGGAGGTGGTGCTGATGACCGCCTACGGCACGGTGGAGACAGCCGTCGCCGCGATGAAGGACGGCGCCTACGACTTCATCACCAAGCCGCTCAAGCGCCACGCCCTGGTGAAGGCGGTGCAGAAGGCACTGGAGAAGCGGGCGCTCGTCTCGGAGAACCAGACGCTCAAGGCGAAGCTGGCGGAGATGAGCGCCGCGGGCGGACGGAGCATGGTGGGCCAATCCCCCGCCTTCCGCGCCATGCTGGACACCATCCGGCAGGCGGCGCCCTCCACCGCCACCGTGTTGCTCCTGGGCGAGTCCGGCACCGGCAAGGAGCTGGCGGCGCGCTCGGTGCACGAGTACTCCAGCCGGGCCAAGGGCCCCTTCGTCGCCGTCAACTGCGGCGCGCTGCCGGAGAACATCCTGGAGGCGGAGCTGTTCGGCGTGGAGCGAGGCGCCTTCACCGGCGCGGTGGCCCGGCGAGAGGGCCGCTTCGAGCGCGCGCACGGTGGCACCCTCTTCCTGGACGAAGTGGGCGAGATGCCCCTGCCCGCCCAGGTGAAGCTCCTGCGCGCGCTGGCCGAGGGCGAAATCGAGCGGCTGGGCGGCACGCAGACGGTGAAGGTGGACGTGCGGCTGGTCGCCGCCACCAACAAGGACCTGCAGAAGGAAGTGGCCGAGGGGCGCTTCCGCGAGGACCTCTACTACCGCCTCAACGTGGTGGAGATTCGGGTCCCCGCGCTGGCCTCTCGCCGAGAGGACATCCCGCTGCTCGCGGACGCGTTCCTGCGCCGCTTCGCCGCGAAGAACGGCAAGGCCCTGCGCGGCTTCTCGCCCGAGGCGCTCCAGACGCTGGAGAACTACGCCTGGCCCGGCAACGTGCGAGAGTTGGAGCACGCCGTCGAGCGCGCGGTGGTGCTGGCGCGAGGCGAGGTGCTGGAAGCCAGCGACCTGCCAGAGGCGGTGCGCAAGGGCCCGCTCGGCGCCGCGTCACAGCTCGTCATCCCGATTGGAACTCCCATGGAAGAAGTGGAGCGGCGGGTGATCCACGAGACGCTCCGCCACACCAAGGGCGACAAGACGCTGGCCGCGCGGCTGCTGGGCATCGCCGCGCGCACCATCTACCGCAAGCTGGAGCGCGAGCAGTCGTCCGGCGGCGAACCCACCCCCGGCACCGACGACTGACAGGCCGTCACACCAGCCCCCACCCCGCTTTGACAATTTGTCCGAAGGCCCGGGGCGGCCTGCTCCCTCGCTCGGGACGGTCCCCCTTTCTGGAATAATTTCGAGCGCTTGGCCGTCCCCCTTGGATGGCCCGCCTGGCCCACGGTGGCACCTGACTTGCTCTCCACGGGTTCGGCTTTCACTCGGAAGCGTGATGGAACTCTTCTTTCGCAAATACTTCTGGACAGTGACCTTGCTGTTCATCGCGCTCGTCGCCCTGTTGGCGGCGAAGACGGTGAACCTGTTCGTCGAGTCCGCCATCTCCCCGGTGCCCACGTCGGGGGCCAACGTGCGCGCGCCGACCCAGACACGTCAGCAGGCAGCGCTGGCCCTGCCGGACATGGAGGGACTGTCGCGCATCACGGGCATCAAGATTCCGGAGCTGGAGAAGCCGGTGATTGAGCCCACGACCCCGGTCGCGGACCTCAACGCGGAGCCCGTGAAGAGCGGCCTTCGCGTGAAGCTCCTGGGCACGCTCGTCGCGGGCAACCCGGACTGGTCCTTCGCCTCCATCCAGGACATGGTGACCCAGCGTGCCCAGACGTACATGAAGGGCAACGAGCTGCAGGGCGCCAAAGTCCATCAAATCGAGCGCGAGCGCGTCATCATCATCAACAACGGCCGCAAGGAGTTCATCGACGGCAACCCGGGTGACGGCGCGACAGCGTATACGCCCCCCACGCCGCCGGTGGCGAATGCCAATACCACCAACTCCACCAGCGGCATCCGCGCGGTCAGCGACAACGAGTACGAAGTGCCTCGCGCGGAGATCGACAAGACGCTCAACAACCTCAACGACGTGGCCATGCAGGCGCGCATCGTCCCCGCCTTCAAGGACGGCCAGGCCGTGGGCTTCAAGCTCTTCTCCATCCGCCCGGACTCCATCTACTCGAAGATTGGCGTCCAGAACGGTGACGTCATCCGCCGCATCAACGGATTCGACCTCAACAGCCCCGAGAAGGCGCTGGAGGTCTATTCCAAGATGAAGGACGCATCCCGCATTGAAATCGAGATCGAGCGCAACGGAGCGCCGATCCGCAAGTCCTACAACGTCCGTTAAACCCCACGTCGCGCCCGCTCCTCCATGAAGACGCTCCCGTCCTGGATGCTCTGCCTGTGCCTCGCGCTCGCCGTCCCCGCGCAGGCCCAGCGCCGCCCCCCGCCGCCCGGCAACGCCACGCCTTCGGCGCCGGGTGAGCGGACCATCACTCCCCAGTCGCCCACCGCCGACGAGTCCAATGAGGGCACGCGCCGCACGCCCACGTGCGAAGAGGCCCGGCGCAACGCGCGCTACGGCATCTATTTCGACAAGGTCGAGATTGAAAAGCTGGTCCAGACGGTGGCGGACGCCACCTGCCGCACCTTCATCCTCCCGGAGAACGTGCGCGGGAAAATCTCCATCATCGGTCCGGAGAATGGCCGCGTGGAGGTGAACGCGGACCAGTTCTACT from Myxococcus stipitatus carries:
- a CDS encoding ParB/RepB/Spo0J family partition protein is translated as MAAKSARKRAAAKPKPAATTPRKPRRKKAAPQSRGLSPADVASDSVEYPTEILDAVREDGGEVLGVYREPLGGHPVVLAVLPIDKVEPTPYQRDLSEPHVKRLASAMERLDRFLDPVIAVRKDGRYWTPNGNHRLHASKMLGAKSIVALLLPDEDVAYQILALNTEKAHNLKERSLEVVRMYRGLVGAGRAGAEKTFAHLFEEPAFITLGAAYEQRPRFSAGAYHPFVKVVEDFLDLPLDKALAVREARAQRLLELDDAVVAVVNALKDKGMQSPYLKNFVVARINFLRFRKGGAKPDFDDTVEKMLASARKFNLDSVKREDIGRMGGGPLEPDEEHA
- a CDS encoding sigma-54 dependent transcriptional regulator, with amino-acid sequence MTTSTVLVVDDDRANLDSVTRIFQRESMATLAATNGTEALEMLRRPEVMVMVTDLMMPGMDGQELLRAARTIRPDVEVVLMTAYGTVETAVAAMKDGAYDFITKPLKRHALVKAVQKALEKRALVSENQTLKAKLAEMSAAGGRSMVGQSPAFRAMLDTIRQAAPSTATVLLLGESGTGKELAARSVHEYSSRAKGPFVAVNCGALPENILEAELFGVERGAFTGAVARREGRFERAHGGTLFLDEVGEMPLPAQVKLLRALAEGEIERLGGTQTVKVDVRLVAATNKDLQKEVAEGRFREDLYYRLNVVEIRVPALASRREDIPLLADAFLRRFAAKNGKALRGFSPEALQTLENYAWPGNVRELEHAVERAVVLARGEVLEASDLPEAVRKGPLGAASQLVIPIGTPMEEVERRVIHETLRHTKGDKTLAARLLGIAARTIYRKLEREQSSGGEPTPGTDD
- the gspC gene encoding type II secretion system protein GspC yields the protein MELFFRKYFWTVTLLFIALVALLAAKTVNLFVESAISPVPTSGANVRAPTQTRQQAALALPDMEGLSRITGIKIPELEKPVIEPTTPVADLNAEPVKSGLRVKLLGTLVAGNPDWSFASIQDMVTQRAQTYMKGNELQGAKVHQIERERVIIINNGRKEFIDGNPGDGATAYTPPTPPVANANTTNSTSGIRAVSDNEYEVPRAEIDKTLNNLNDVAMQARIVPAFKDGQAVGFKLFSIRPDSIYSKIGVQNGDVIRRINGFDLNSPEKALEVYSKMKDASRIEIEIERNGAPIRKSYNVR